The following coding sequences are from one Rutidosis leptorrhynchoides isolate AG116_Rl617_1_P2 chromosome 11, CSIRO_AGI_Rlap_v1, whole genome shotgun sequence window:
- the LOC139875222 gene encoding disease resistance protein RPV1-like: MSRIEGINDKAVGAKTVPVKESNQHFICRFDRESNTSPNRHLKHRLETILIEEIVKEISNRLDLHKRSNIPHMIGMESVINIVKDFLKDNSLDNTQVVTLWGMAGIGKTYLADYIFKLHYFEFERSCFLEDIERRCGTSSNGLLDLQKQILKDFQDRSWMDVQDTNAGTYKIEKILHRKRTLLVLDGISKIEQLEALIGTKGLHPGSKIIITSKDGSITIKCRLFETEVPPKYMWLLLEGLGQKDSMQLLSWHAFGHNERKEGDIKDLKKVAEYCNGHPLALKVLGSSVRHEDATWDDILESLGKINHDVQKVLQISLDSLPHEKDKELFKFIACFFVGEDKKFCEEILKACGICRSSGIKNLTNRCLLTVCPLTNQLNMHQLLQDLGRYVVHQESPEKPWKRSLLWHHEESATVLQQKKNGEIQMNSSEYRFKFSDQIGVPSFSEFKLFSLIEIDEDFHMQDGQNEIEFIRKLEKSTARLNELVLLDMTNCVNVREFPHLRPLYMLKYVLAETLKLLEVYDA; this comes from the exons ATGTCACGGATTGAGGGAATAAATGATAAGGCGGTTGGTGCGAAAACTGTTCCAGTCAAAGAGTCAAACCAGCATTTCATTTGCCGGTTTGACAGAGAATCAAACACATCGCCAAACCGGCATTTGAAACATCG GTTGGAGACGATACTTATTGAAGAAATTGTTAAAGAGATCAGCAACAGATTAGATCTACACAAACGGAGTAATATTCCACACATGATTGGGATGGAGTCTGTCATTAATATTGTTAAAGATTTCTTGAAAGATAATTCATTAGATAACACCCAAGTTGTCACACTATGGGGGATGGCCGGGATTGGAAAGACTTACTTAGCTGACTATATCTTTAAGTTGCATTATTTCGAATTTGAAAGAAGCTGCTTTCTTGAAGATATCGAAAGGAGATGTGGTACATCATCAAATGGATTGCTTGATTTACAAAAACAGATCCTTAAAGACTTTCAAGATAGAAGTTGGATGGACGTACAAGATACTAATGCGGGCACGTATAAGATTGAAAAAATACTTCATAGGAAAAGAACTCTTCTTGTTCTAGACGGTATCAGTAAAATTGAGCAGTTGGAAGCGTTAATCGGGACGAAAGGTCTTCATCCTGgaagtaaaataataataacatccaAAGATGGATCAATAACAATTAAATGTAGGTTGTTTGAAACAGAAGTTCCACCAAAGTATATGTGGCTCTTGCTTGAAGGGTTGGGTCAGAAAGATTCAATGCAGCTTTTAAGTTGGCATGCCTTCGGGCACAATGAACGCAAAGAAGGCGACATAAAAGACCTAAAGAAGGTTGCAGAGTATTGTAATGGGCATCCACTAGCTCTTAAAGTTTTGGGAAGTTCTGTTCGTCATGAAGACGCTACATGGGATGATATCTTAGAATCGCTAGGTAAGATTAATCATGATGTTCAGAAGGTGCTGCAAATAAGTTTAGACTCATTGCCACATGAAAAGGACAAGGAACTCTTCAAGTTCATTGCTTGTTTTTTCGTTGGAGAAGATAAAAAATTTTGTGAAGAAATATTAAAAGCATGTGGTATATGCAGATCATCTGGGATCAAGAATCTCACAAACAGATGCCTTCTCACAGTTTGTCCATTAACTAATCAGTTAAATATGCATCAGCTTCTTCAAGATTTGGGGAGATACGTAGTCCATCAAGAATCCCCTGAAAAGCCGTGGAAACGAAGTCTGTTATGGCATCATGAGGAGTCTGCAACAGTGTTGCAACAGAAAAAG AATGGGGAAATACAGATGAATTCATCGGAGTACCGATTCAAGTTTAGCGACCAAATTGGAGTGCCTAGTTTTTCAGAGTTTAAG ttATTTTCTTTGATTGAAATCGATGAAGATTTCCACATGCAAGATGGTCAAAATGAGATAGAGTTCATAAGAAAGCTAGAAAAATCTACTGCACGCCTGAATGAACTAGTCTTGCTGGATATGACCAATTGTGTAAACGTACGAGAATTTCCACACTTGCGTCCCTTGTATATGTTGAAATATGTGCTTGCCGAAACCTTGAAGTTGTTGGAAGTTTATGATGCTTGA